One genomic window of Thermorudis peleae includes the following:
- a CDS encoding S41 family peptidase, producing the protein MDEPRTPRRLLRRLPFGLLLLIMVFALGMGAGATLNTLLQPQSRSQAAPAATTPVQVFDEAWDLVHSHYVDPSAINDQKMLAAAINGMLDTLGDTGHTRYLTPDEVTTHSQELSGQYVGVGIQVEQRDGQVVVVAPLDGSPAQRAGIRAGDILLEVDGQSVQGLSLDDVVQRVRGPAGSTVTLVFRRPGQTDLVRVTLTRAQIKVSSVSWAMLPQSTIALVRISQFSDGTAADLRRAVQDAQRAGATSFILDLRNNPGGLVNEAIGTASVFLPPQTPVFIAKTRDGNQTIYRTEASEVRVDQPLVVLVNKGTASAAEIVAGALQDNQRAKIIGERTFGTGTVLTEYRLKDGSALLLGTELWLTPNGRQIWKNGISPDIAVSLPDQAQPFTLVAGASLDSQALSQDNQLQTAIAVLTGAPLPADAPRGPGCTACR; encoded by the coding sequence GTGGATGAGCCACGAACCCCGCGTCGGCTGCTCCGTCGATTGCCGTTTGGTCTGTTGCTCTTGATTATGGTCTTCGCGCTCGGCATGGGCGCTGGAGCCACCCTCAATACGCTCCTCCAGCCTCAGTCCCGCTCGCAGGCCGCACCAGCTGCCACGACGCCTGTACAGGTCTTTGACGAGGCCTGGGATCTTGTCCACAGTCATTACGTTGACCCGAGCGCGATCAACGATCAGAAAATGCTCGCTGCCGCAATTAACGGCATGCTTGACACCCTTGGTGATACAGGACACACCCGTTATCTCACACCAGATGAAGTGACGACACACAGCCAGGAACTCTCCGGTCAGTATGTTGGTGTTGGGATCCAGGTTGAGCAGCGGGACGGGCAAGTCGTCGTCGTTGCACCACTTGATGGATCGCCAGCACAGCGAGCAGGCATTCGTGCTGGCGATATTCTGCTCGAAGTCGACGGGCAATCAGTGCAAGGCTTGAGCCTTGATGACGTTGTCCAGCGCGTTCGTGGTCCGGCTGGCTCAACGGTTACCCTTGTCTTCCGTCGTCCTGGACAGACGGACTTAGTCCGCGTAACACTGACCCGGGCTCAGATTAAAGTCAGCTCGGTTTCCTGGGCAATGCTGCCGCAGAGCACGATCGCCCTTGTGCGCATCAGCCAGTTCTCGGATGGAACAGCAGCGGATTTACGCCGTGCTGTGCAAGATGCGCAGCGTGCTGGAGCAACAAGCTTTATTCTTGACTTGCGGAATAATCCTGGTGGACTTGTCAATGAAGCAATTGGTACTGCTTCGGTCTTTTTGCCTCCCCAGACACCGGTCTTTATTGCAAAGACGCGGGATGGGAATCAGACGATCTATCGCACCGAGGCGAGTGAGGTGCGCGTTGACCAGCCGCTTGTCGTGCTGGTGAACAAAGGGACTGCCTCTGCGGCGGAGATCGTTGCCGGAGCGTTACAGGATAACCAGCGTGCCAAAATTATCGGTGAGCGCACGTTTGGCACTGGAACGGTGCTGACGGAGTATCGACTGAAAGACGGATCGGCACTCTTGTTGGGCACTGAACTCTGGCTTACGCCAAACGGCCGTCAAATCTGGAAGAATGGCATTTCACCCGACATTGCAGTGTCACTGCCGGACCAAGCTCAGCCATTCACCCTTGTTGCTGGGGCGTCGCTCGATTCCCAGGCCCTGAGCCAGGATAATCAGCTCCAAACCGCGATCGCTGTACTAACCGGGGCTCCACTACCAGCCGATGCCCCGCGTGGCCCTGGTTGCACGGCATGTCGATAA
- a CDS encoding PaaI family thioesterase, with product MTEGDRWLAEWNAKPFYRWPGFRIVEAHAGQARVELDVQDHHRGGGGTRAINGGILAYMFDGLLGAAVFSSREDIVGQVTVTLTIHYLRMLQAEHRVVGTARVVSGGRNLVFAEGEVMDEAGNVCATCTGVYRIYTQTS from the coding sequence ATGACCGAGGGCGATCGCTGGCTTGCGGAGTGGAACGCGAAGCCGTTCTATCGCTGGCCTGGGTTTCGGATTGTTGAGGCACATGCCGGTCAAGCACGGGTCGAACTCGATGTTCAAGATCATCACCGTGGCGGGGGCGGCACACGTGCGATTAATGGCGGCATTCTGGCATACATGTTTGATGGTTTGCTTGGTGCCGCAGTGTTCTCGAGTCGAGAAGACATCGTCGGCCAAGTCACAGTAACGTTGACGATTCACTACCTCCGCATGCTCCAAGCTGAGCATCGCGTGGTTGGCACGGCGCGCGTAGTGAGTGGCGGACGCAATTTGGTGTTCGCTGAAGGCGAGGTGATGGACGAAGCAGGCAACGTCTGTGCGACGTGCACCGGCGTGTACCGGATTTATACCCAAACGTCGTAG
- a CDS encoding AMP-binding protein, producing MGTTARATTLFLQARDLLITYREDYEAAYRQFAWPQFETFNWALDYFDVYARGNQQPALRIIEEDGSEVTLSFDTVRERSNQVANFLKRLGVRRGDRILLMLGNQPQLWELTLGAMKLGAVVSPAATLLTPADLQDRVTRGHITIAVTDPSCAGKFASINGLQAKILVGETLPGWISYDEVDGQSVTFQADDPPTRATDPFLLYFTSGTTAKPKMVLHTHASYPVGHLSTMYWIGLREGDQHLNISSPGWAKHAWSSFFAPWNAGATIVAYNQARFQAKKLLELLNRGEITTLCAPPTVWRMVILEDLAAYRNLALRELVSAGEPLNPEVIEQVQTAWGRTIRDGYGQTETTALVGNSPGQPVKPGSMGRPLPGYAVVALDEAGQPANEGEIAVRVEPRPVGLMAGYADDPTRAVATGGYYRTGDVASIDEDGYFWYIGRADDVFKSADYRISPFEIESALIEHDAVAEAAVVPSPDPIRLTVPKAFVVLKPGVEPSAETARELFRFLRERLAPYKRVRRLQFAELPKTISGKIRRVELRAYEQQLRSEGGRAALEFWEEDFPELRTRA from the coding sequence ATGGGCACTACAGCACGGGCGACCACGCTGTTTCTCCAGGCGCGGGATCTACTCATCACTTATCGTGAGGACTATGAAGCGGCCTATCGCCAGTTTGCCTGGCCGCAGTTTGAAACGTTCAATTGGGCACTCGATTACTTTGATGTTTATGCCCGTGGTAATCAGCAGCCAGCATTGCGCATTATCGAAGAGGATGGTTCTGAAGTCACGTTGAGCTTTGATACCGTACGTGAGCGCTCGAACCAAGTGGCAAATTTCCTCAAGCGCCTCGGAGTTCGGCGCGGTGATCGCATCCTGCTAATGCTTGGAAATCAGCCACAACTCTGGGAGCTGACCCTCGGTGCAATGAAGCTTGGAGCGGTTGTCAGCCCAGCTGCAACGCTATTGACCCCCGCTGATCTCCAAGATCGTGTCACACGCGGTCACATCACCATCGCTGTCACTGACCCATCATGTGCTGGCAAGTTTGCATCGATCAATGGCCTACAGGCCAAGATCCTTGTTGGTGAGACGTTGCCAGGTTGGATCAGCTATGACGAGGTTGATGGCCAATCAGTGACCTTCCAAGCGGACGATCCGCCGACTCGGGCTACTGATCCGTTCTTGCTGTACTTCACGTCCGGCACGACGGCAAAGCCGAAAATGGTCTTGCATACGCATGCAAGCTATCCCGTCGGGCATCTCTCGACGATGTACTGGATTGGTCTCCGTGAAGGTGATCAACATTTGAATATTAGCTCTCCTGGTTGGGCGAAGCATGCATGGAGCAGCTTCTTTGCTCCATGGAATGCTGGCGCGACGATCGTGGCCTACAACCAGGCGCGGTTTCAGGCCAAGAAGTTACTGGAGTTGCTGAACCGCGGTGAGATTACGACGCTCTGTGCTCCGCCCACTGTTTGGCGCATGGTTATTCTTGAAGATTTAGCAGCATATCGCAACCTGGCACTCCGTGAACTCGTCAGTGCTGGCGAGCCACTCAATCCTGAAGTCATTGAGCAAGTGCAAACAGCCTGGGGGCGAACGATTCGCGATGGCTATGGCCAGACTGAAACCACTGCCCTCGTCGGCAACTCGCCCGGACAGCCGGTCAAGCCAGGCTCAATGGGACGACCATTGCCAGGTTATGCCGTCGTCGCGCTTGACGAGGCTGGCCAGCCCGCGAATGAAGGGGAAATCGCAGTACGCGTCGAGCCGCGTCCTGTTGGGCTGATGGCTGGCTATGCTGACGATCCTACCCGGGCTGTTGCAACCGGCGGATATTATCGCACTGGTGATGTCGCGAGTATCGATGAAGATGGTTATTTCTGGTACATTGGCCGCGCCGACGACGTCTTTAAGAGCGCTGACTATCGCATTAGCCCCTTTGAGATCGAGAGTGCTCTCATTGAGCACGACGCAGTGGCAGAGGCTGCGGTGGTGCCAAGCCCTGACCCCATCCGCCTCACGGTGCCAAAGGCGTTTGTTGTGCTCAAACCGGGTGTCGAGCCATCAGCCGAGACTGCCCGTGAATTGTTCCGCTTCCTGCGTGAACGCCTTGCTCCGTATAAGCGTGTGCGTCGCCTGCAGTTTGCTGAGTTGCCGAAGACGATCTCCGGCAAGATTCGCCGTGTTGAGTTGCGTGCATACGAGCAGCAACTGCGGTCGGAAGGTGGCCGGGCCGCGCTAGAATTTTGGGAAGAGGACTTTCCTGAGTTGCGGACGCGCGCCTGA
- a CDS encoding carboxymuconolactone decarboxylase family protein has translation MPTRLDAFREYRARMNARISEIGHRDINRFFSLDSAAYRDGALDAKTKELLGLVASTVLRCNDCIDYHLDQCVKAGWTDEELYDALNVALVVGGSIVIPHLRHAIETLDLLRAEQTHAVPPERPSSG, from the coding sequence ATGCCGACTCGGCTCGATGCATTTCGGGAATACCGTGCACGGATGAACGCGCGGATCAGTGAGATTGGGCATCGTGATATCAATCGCTTCTTCAGCCTTGATAGTGCTGCATATCGTGACGGTGCGCTTGATGCGAAAACGAAAGAACTCCTTGGCCTTGTTGCATCGACGGTGCTACGGTGCAACGACTGCATCGACTACCATCTCGATCAGTGTGTGAAGGCGGGCTGGACAGACGAAGAGCTCTATGATGCGCTGAATGTTGCGCTGGTCGTCGGTGGGAGCATTGTTATCCCACACTTGCGGCACGCGATTGAAACGCTCGACCTGCTCCGTGCCGAACAGACACACGCTGTCCCGCCTGAACGTCCGTCGTCAGGCTAG